In one Hyphomicrobium sp. 99 genomic region, the following are encoded:
- a CDS encoding arginyltransferase, giving the protein MTEQQKKFPEFYVTAPQPCPYLPGRLERKLFTHLTHDKPPELVDRLLTTGFRRSQNIAYVPYCEGCQACVSVRVLVNEFEPDRSMRRSWNRNSSLIAQRTAPTPTMEQFKLFRAYIDARHSDGGMADMTILDYRMMVEDTVIETFLTEYRQKPANATDLDFDSWPLKAVALCDRLTDGISMVYSFYDPADADAGLGTYMILEHIAFARRIGLPHVYLGYWIEGSRKMAYKTRFKPQERLGPDRWERVSGRDQE; this is encoded by the coding sequence ATGACGGAGCAGCAAAAGAAGTTTCCAGAGTTCTACGTGACTGCTCCACAGCCCTGCCCGTACTTGCCGGGCCGGCTCGAGCGTAAACTGTTCACGCATCTCACTCATGACAAGCCACCGGAACTCGTCGATCGTCTTCTCACGACTGGATTTCGGCGCAGCCAAAATATCGCCTACGTGCCTTACTGCGAAGGCTGCCAAGCCTGCGTGTCGGTGCGCGTGCTCGTCAACGAATTTGAACCCGACCGCTCCATGCGCCGGAGCTGGAACCGTAACTCATCGCTCATCGCGCAGCGTACGGCTCCGACGCCGACGATGGAGCAATTCAAGCTCTTCCGCGCCTACATCGATGCCCGCCACAGCGATGGCGGAATGGCGGATATGACGATCCTCGACTATCGGATGATGGTCGAAGACACGGTGATCGAAACCTTTCTCACCGAGTACCGGCAGAAACCCGCGAATGCCACGGATCTCGATTTCGACTCCTGGCCGCTAAAGGCCGTCGCGCTTTGCGACCGGCTCACCGACGGCATCTCGATGGTCTACAGCTTTTACGATCCCGCGGACGCCGACGCCGGTCTCGGCACCTACATGATCCTCGAACACATCGCGTTCGCGCGGCGCATCGGGCTGCCGCATGTCTATCTCGGCTATTGGATCGAGGGCTCGCGGAAGATGGCCTACAAGACGCGTTTCAAACCGCAAGAGCGCCTTGGGCCTGACCGATGGGAACGTGTTTCCGGCCGCGACCAAGAGTAA